The DNA window TTTCAGTGCGTCCGGCTCTGTACCATAAACAATAAAGCCATGCTTTTTATATAGTGCAGTAGCGGCCTCATTATTTGTGGCAACCGTTAGATGGATTTGTTCATGTGTCGGCTTAACATACCCTATAACATGCTCAACTAAAGTGCTGGCAATGCCCTTGCTGCGATATTCTGGCTTTACATAAAGTCCAAATAGTACAGCACGGTGTTTAAGATTGCCGGGCTGCATTGGAAATGTTCCGACTAGACCTACCATTTCGCCATCTGTTTCATAGGCAAACATTGTCCCTCTTTTCAGGGAATCATGAAACCATG is part of the Alphaproteobacteria bacterium genome and encodes:
- a CDS encoding GNAT family N-acetyltransferase, producing MILQLTENDFQQWKVLRLEAVKLNPESFGESFENVQKQDEAWFHDSLKRGTMFAYETDGEMVGLVGTFPMQPGNLKHRAVLFGLYVKPEYRSKGIASTLVEHVIGYVKPTHEQIHLTVATNNEAATALYKKHGFIVYGTEPDALKIGNDYYDEYLMLKKL